The sequence TTTTGAGATTATTTTCCCATATAGATATGGTGCAGATATCCAAAGCCTAATGCTGACTATAGAAATCTCTGAAACTCCTCTGTTACTTACTTACACTCCAGAGtggtgcagctgtctaaggcactgcatctcagtgctagaggcttcactacagaccctggttcgatacaattggctcagcgtcgggTTTGGCcagggcaggccgtcattgtaaataagaatttgttcttatctgacttacctagttaaaaaaGGTTCAATTAAACTTACTAACCAACATAAGTAGTTTCAGCTCTTCTGGATTAAATTGTGGGCCACTAGTATTAAGCATGAGAGATACTCACCAGCTCAATACATTAGTGATGCAACAACACAAGAATATTTAAAATGAATTGATTGCTACTAGCTCCTATCAGTACagcaaaaatgtcaaacaagtacacaaataataaatcaaatgtCAGAACGAGTCCAGTTAACCCAAATAACACTttcagtaatccaaatgcaatctattcatatatactgttgaagtcggaagttaacatacaccttaaactgagtttaaatgcatttgattttcacagttcctgacatttaatcagagtaaaaattatcttaggtcagttaggatcaccactttattttaagaatgtgaaatgttagaataatagttgagagagtgatttatttcagcttttatttctttaatcacattctcagtgggtcagaagtttacatacactcaattagaatttggtaacattgcctttaaattgtttaacttgggtcaaacattttgtgtaaacttccacaagcttcccacaataagttgggtgaattttggcccattcctcctgacagagctggtgtaactgagtcagttttgtatgcctccttgctcgcatacgctttttcagttctgcccacaaattttctataggattgaggtcagggctttgtgatggccactacaataccttgactttgtggtccttaagccattttgccacaactttggaagtatgcttggggtaattgtccatttggaagacccatttgcaaccaagctttaacttcctgacttatgtcttgagatgttgcttcaatatatccacatcattttcactactcatgacgccatctattttgtgaagtgcaccagtccctcctgcagcaaagcacccccacaacatgatgctgccacccccgtgcttcacggttggtatggGGTTCTTCgagttgcaagcctccccctttttcctccaaacataataatggtcattatggccaaacagttctatttttgtttcatcagaccagaggacatttctccaaaaagtacgatctttgtccccatgtgcagttgcaaaccgtaatcttgatttttttttcatggcggttttggagcagtggcttcttccttgctgagtggcctttcaggttatgtcgatataggactcgttttactgtggatataaataattttgtacccgtttctccgagcatcttcacaatgtcctttgctgttgttctgcgattgattttcacttttcgcaccaaagtacgttcatctctcggagacagaacgcgcctccttcctgaTTGGTATGACGGCcacatggtcccatggtgtttatagttgcgtactattgtttgtacagatgaacatggtaccttcaggcatttagaaattgctcccaaggatgaaccagacttgtggaggtctacaattttttttttctgaggtcttggctgatttcttttgattttcccatgatgtcaagcaaagaggcactgaatttgaatgTAGGCATtgcaatacatccacaggtacacctccaattgactcaaattatgtcaattagcctatcagaagcttctaaagccatgacatcattttttaattttccaagctgtttaaagacacagtcaacttactgtatgtaaacttctgaccgactggaattgtgatacagttaattataagtgaaataatctgcaaagaattgttggaaaaatgtgtcattcacaaagtagatgtcctaaccgacttgccaaaactaaaatgtgtggagtggttgaaaaaactagttttaatgactccaacctaagtgtatgtaaatctcCGACTTCAACTAGATGGGAGggattgagggtagctgaaggatgtaactggatggtcttcagatgTAGATGGGATGCGTTGAGGGTAGTTGAAGGCTGGCACGAAAGACCAACAAAAAATAACTAATGTAagatacagtgtattcggaaagtattcagaactctttactttttccacattttgttacgttacagccttattctaaaatgtattcaatagtcccccccaatctacacacaataccccataatgacaatatcaaaaacaggtttagaattttttgcaaatgtattaagaaaACCAACTACAATATCACATTTccgtatgtattcagaccctttactcagtactttgttgcagtgattacagccttgagtcttattgggtgtgatgctacaagtttagcacacctgtatttggggagtttctcccaatcttctctgcagatcaagctgtcaggttggatgggtctctccaaagatgttcgattgggttcaagtccgggtttgggctgggccactcaaggacattgagactgtcagagtgaccatcgggtttctggtcacctccctgactaactcccccgattgctcagtttggctgggcagccagctctaggaagagtcttggtggttccaaacttcttccacttaagaatgatggaggccactctgttcttggggaccttcaatgctgcagacatttttgttacccttccccagatctgtgcctcgatgcaatcctgtctctgagctctacggacaattcgtttgacctcatggcttggattttgctcagacatgcacggtcaactctaggatcttatgtagacaggtgtgtgcctttctaaatcatgtccaatcaattggatttaccacaggtggattccaatcaagttgtagaaacatctcaaggatgatcaatggaataaggatgcacctgagctcaatatctttcaatatctTTTCTCTGtagacatcaatgatgtcactcttgcttctggggattctctgatccacctctacgcagacgaccccattctgtatacttctggcccttctttggacactgtgttaacaaacctccagacgagcttcaatgccatacaacactccttccgtggcctccaactgctcttaaatgcaagtaaaacttaatgcatgttcttcaaccgatcgctgcccgacCCCGTCCGcccatctagcatcactactctggatggttctgacttagaatatgtggacaactacaaatacctaggtgtctggttagactgtaaactctccttccagactcacattaagcatctcctatccaaaattaaatctagaatcagcttcgtATTTCTTaacaaagcctctttcactcacgttgccaaacataccctcgtaaaactgactatcctaccgatccttaacttcggtgatgtcatttacaaaatagcctccagcactctactcagcaaattggatgtagtctatcacggtgccatccgttttgtcaccaaagccccatataccacccaccactgcgacctgtatgctctcgttggctggccctcgcttcatattcatcgccaaacccactggctccaggtcatctataagtctttgctagattaaaccccgccttatctcagctcactggtaaccatagcagcacccacccgtagcacaccctccagcaggtatatttcactggtcatccccaaagccaactcctcgtttggccgcctttccttccagttctctgctgccaatgactggaacaatttgcaaaaatcactgaagcttgagtcttttatctccctcactaactttaagcatcagctgtcagagcagcttaccgatcattgcacctgtacacagcccatctgttaatagcccacccaactacctcatcctcatattatttttcttgctcctttgcaccccagtatctctacttgcacatctatcacacagtgtttaattgctaaaatgtcattattttgccactatggcctatttattgccttaccccccTAATCGTACTACATTTGCACcgcacccactgtatatagatttttctattgtgtttttaactgtacatttgtttattccatgtggaactctgtcgcactgctttgctttatcttggtcaggttgcagttgttctcaactggcctaactggttaaataaaggggaaataaaataaataattgagtctcatagcaaaaggtttgaatagttatgtaaataatgtaaatgtataaaaatacatttgcaaacatttctaaaaacttgttctctctttgtcattatggggtattgtgtgtagattgagggaaaacattttaaacattttaggctgtaacaaaatgttgaaaaagtggaaggggtctgaatactgtatatTCCCCTTCATGAAGACAGTCCGGATTTTCCATCCGAAGGCTTTGTCATTTCTCCATGTCATGCTGAGTCATACAAGTCCCTCTTTTCTGAATTGCCTGACTGCCCCTCTGTGTTTCCTGCTCACTTAGGGCTTTGAGGGAGTATGCTATGACTAAATCATTTGCCTTCACTTGCAGAGGTTTCTTTGAGAATATACCACTGAAAAGTAGAACGACGGGGGCAAAATTACTCATCTTTGTAGTATCAACACTAGTAGCTCTATGGTAGAATCCCGTGAGAATTTTAGCTTGTACAACCACACTGGCACTAGTAACAGATTTCTAGCAGTTTGTTCAAACACGCAGTTAGTTATGCTGTATCTTCCTCATCACGTGACCATAATTACATTGGAGAATCCCTTCTGACTAATTGTAAGAGAGGAATTCTGTGAAGTTCCTCATGTCTGGAATACCATTTCTGGGAACTATGACTCCCCAGCGGAATTTTCAACACTGGAAATTCCATTGTACTCcgctataataataatatagatacagacctctacaagtctgaaTATATGTTACGGCTCTTCCTGCCTGCGACTCATTCTGAAGCCTGATCACCAGCATCCTTACACTTCAGTCCCTTATTCTGTTCAGGCATTTGTGGTTTGCCATTATATCTTCAAAATAATGTGTGTCTTGAACACTGACCTTTCAGGATCTTTTTGATATATTTAACATAATTAAATAATTCAGTCTCAGAGATATGGTCACATTCCAAATAGTCCATTGGGCATGTTGCCTGCACTTTCAAGTACtggaaaaataaaaaagcaaattTTTTTCATCACTATCTCCCACACTGTTGGAAAAACACCAGAAATCAAGGCGAAGTTAAATGTCATGTTTTAATTTACTGGAGTTTGCTTTACCTTTCAACCCGCAATGGATAACATTTACAGTAATGTCAAACTTTATACATTTAcagttataaaaaaaaatatgtatttgtatTCACAGCCATTTACAATATAATACATGCTGATGCTATTACATCGTTGGTTGGATGTAAGCTTTGTGATAATGAGTATCTATCAGAGAGCCATAAAGACCATTATTTATTGGCATCCATTTAGTTTATTTGGCATCTTCTCATTGGTTCACACTGTCCATCATCACTGTCAGTCCTAGGGTGTACCCCAGCCTTCTGCCATCCTCAACTTCTGAGGTTGGCACCACTGCTGGGCATGCCACTGTACCATAGCTAGAGCCTGTGGGCAGCAGAGCTTCTCCCTGTCTGTACTACTGTTCTCTACAGGTTCTTTGGTCGACTTCCTACTTGTGCATATTCCATTGAATGTCATCATACCAACATGTTACCTGCGAAAGGAAAGAAGGTGGATTAGAGCCAAAGTTTATGACTATGTAAAACATCCAATCTGCTAGGTTCACTCATGACGTACAGTTAGATATGCTGAACCGTTTTCACAACCGTTTCACCAGAGAATATGGAAAAACCCTACGGTGCATAAGCAATCACACACAGTAGagatgcctcacacacacacctacagtccaCATACTCACATCAGTTCAGTCACACTCACCTCTTCCTCATCAGACTGTCCCTCTTCCTCACTGTCCTCAGACTCACTGTCTGGCAGTTCTCTCAACTCCTGAGCCGTCAGCTCATACAGTTCCCTTTGGATGGCGGCGTTCTGGCGACCGTAGGTCAAGTGGTACGGCGTGTGACCTCCATAGGTCAGGCTGTTGACGTTAGCCCCGTTATTGACCAGGAGCCGTACCAAGTCCAGGTTCTGTAGGTCCACAGCTAGGTGGAGAGGGCTGCGGCCATTACACTGCTCCTGGAATGCCAAACAAGTTAATGGGAAATACACAGCATTTGGGTGCTTTTTTAGGAAATGTGAATGACATAATCAAATGGACTATTGTGAGGGTGGGGTTGAAAAAAGGCTAATTTGCTGCATAGCCTACCTGTGCATCGATGTCAGCTCCGAGAGCAACAAGGCTCTCCACAAGCGAGAGAAAGCCATGGATAGAGACCAGATGCAAACAGTTCTGACCTGAATCAGAGAAAGACCAATGGTCAGAGAACAGGGTAATACTTTATATTAAGTTGCTCTTATACCTGTGTAATTACTACAGTAACATTGTTGTTAAACATTTTTGGAATTGTTTAGTTCCAGTAATGGCCACAGGTTCCCCACAAGCTGAAATAAGTAACAGAAAATAAACTGTGTTTTTCAGTGTCTTACCACTGTAGTTTGGTGTGGCCATGATGGCTGGGAGCTGGGTAGAGCAGCCCTGGGTCTGGGTGAGGACACTGAAGCAGGTGAGAGAGCCCTTCCTACAGGCGATGTGGAGGGCTGTATTGCCACTGTCATCCACTAGCATTGGGTCACAGCCAGCCCTCAGCAGACGCTCCACTATCTCAGCCTGCTCTGTGATCACAGCCAGATGGAGCGGAGTCTGTATAGGGGAGCAGGACGGTATGGTTAGGAACTGAAAGTATGAGTCTCTCGCTGCCccgctctcgatctctctcacacaccttttACTGTATTTGTGCATCTACTTCATtccctctcatacacacaccttgTATTCTATCTAAGCATTTACTGTAATTGTGCAGGTCTTAACTGTATGTACCTGTCTCTGGTAGTTCTGTTGATTGAGGAAAGGCTCACTGCACGACAGCTCTATCAACTTCCTTGCACAGTCCTTGGCTTCATGGATAATGGCAAGGTGGAGAAGCCTGATTAGAAGAAAAGGGGGAATTATTAACTGCTCAGACTACTCAAAAATAAGTGAATATGATTCATGAATACGACATAAGGTTAAAACTTAGAATGAAAAACAGGCAGCACTTCATAGTCGTCACACCTTTCCCTCAAGCTATTTCTACTAGTGGTGGCTTGAGGCACTGGCGCACGTTGCAGCGTATCTGGTTTCTGGCACGAGGCCCGGGACTTTCCAGACCAGCGGAGTGTGAGCGCCGCCTTCTTTGACCCCCAGCCATAGTACATTCCGTTCTGAAAGGTTTGTTTACGTAAAGCCCACAATGGCCATAATCACTCTCCCCCAATACCTTCCTTGTGCATTGTTTAGATTGCAAATGCAACTTTTGCACACAGGAAGACAACCATAATTGCGCTATAATTACAAATGAGCTTATTATGTAACCGAGAAATAACAGTCGATTTAACTCGAAACAAAACTTGAATGTCTTGATTTGATTAAAGTATCTCAACATACGTGTCTCCATCCTCTAAAACGTGTTCCTTCCAGGGTTCATTGCCGCATTCATCTCTCTGCGGTGAGGAACAATCCACACGAAGACTCTCGAGCTCACAGGCGACAACTTCATATTCCTCGTCTTTGAGAGAGTCAAGGCCGCTGTCCAGCCGCTCTTCGTTGATAGATTGCACTT is a genomic window of Oncorhynchus tshawytscha isolate Ot180627B linkage group LG11, Otsh_v2.0, whole genome shotgun sequence containing:
- the LOC112244922 gene encoding NF-kappa-B inhibitor alpha isoform X1, yielding MSRSELLPALQPVSTMDLHRASILNHMDYNTDGRHSKDRKVQSINEERLDSGLDSLKDEEYEVVACELESLRVDCSSPQRDECGNEPWKEHVLEDGDTLLHLAIIHEAKDCARKLIELSCSEPFLNQQNYQRQTPLHLAVITEQAEIVERLLRAGCDPMLVDDSGNTALHIACRKGSLTCFSVLTQTQGCSTQLPAIMATPNYSGQNCLHLVSIHGFLSLVESLVALGADIDAQEQCNGRSPLHLAVDLQNLDLVRLLVNNGANVNSLTYGGHTPYHLTYGRQNAAIQRELYELTAQELRELPDSESEDSEEEGQSDEEEVTCWYDDIQWNMHK
- the LOC112244922 gene encoding NF-kappa-B inhibitor alpha isoform X2; translated protein: MYYGWGSKKAALTLRWSGKSRASCQKPDTLQRAPVPQATTSRNSLRERLLHLAIIHEAKDCARKLIELSCSEPFLNQQNYQRQTPLHLAVITEQAEIVERLLRAGCDPMLVDDSGNTALHIACRKGSLTCFSVLTQTQGCSTQLPAIMATPNYSGQNCLHLVSIHGFLSLVESLVALGADIDAQEQCNGRSPLHLAVDLQNLDLVRLLVNNGANVNSLTYGGHTPYHLTYGRQNAAIQRELYELTAQELRELPDSESEDSEEEGQSDEEEVTCWYDDIQWNMHK